The stretch of DNA CTCGCTCTGATTGTTCCGTTTCTCTCTGCAGATCCAGACAAATCCAACACTGCAGAGGTAGACAATGTAAAGGTGAGCATGCTCTTCGTCTCTCCTCCTCACCTGAAGGTCCGGCTGTGCTAACCCGACGCTGTTTCCTCTGagcagaggcaggaggaggccGCCATCTTGgaaagcatggtggtggaggaCCACGCCGTCCTCCTCAAGTCCGCCAAGAAAAGTCAGTGAAAGTGTCCGGTTCTGTTGGAGCGCGGTATATTTCTGCTGCTGAGTCTGTTCTGGTTCCTCCTGCAGCCACCAGGAAGAAAGGCAGAGCCAAGTCCGGCTGCGACGAAAACGTCCTGAACTCCACCAGGAAGGTTCGTCATGTTGGGCCGGTTTACTTTGTGTcgctactttagaaatattctTCATTGTGACGTTGCTGTGATCATTCTGATGACGAGCAGAGGGAACGCTTTGTGTTTATGTAGGGAAGGAAATGTGACGTTTTGTTACTCGCCATATTGATCATAGGAAAGTGTTTAACTGCCAGagcttggaaataaattcaggagccGTTCCTGGTTGTAACGAGACGACGTCTTGGTTCTGTTTGCTTCATGGTTCTGATTCAGACCCGGACAGCCAGAAAGCCCCCGTCTACaacaaagaggtcaaaggttctGGGTGTGAGCAAGGAGGGCAGCACCATCAGACGGTGAGCGCATTGACTCCTCCCCCTCTGTGTAGACCACGCCCCTTTTGGGCCCCACCCTTCTGAGCTTCCTGTGTGTTCAGCTCCAACAGGAAGCCTCTGGTGACCCCGGCCCGGAACCTGCTGGACTCCTCCCTGATGATGGGCTCCACCCCCCTCATCACGCCGCGTTTCGACCCCAGGTAAGACTCACCTGGTCAGACTCACCTGGCCGGCCGGGCCGCGGCGTTGTGGCACCGGCCTCATGGCTCTGCCTCCTCAGACTGCCGAAGACGCCCGCTGTCAGAGTCCCGCGCCACAAGGAGCGGGTCTTCAGCATGTCGGTCAACGGCTCCCCCATCCAggcaggaagtgacatcatcaTCAACGTTCCAGTCGCCAATGGAGAGGTGAGTGTTTGTGTCCCGTCACCGTCAGCTAATTAGCGCTTGTGCTAACAGAAATACACTCAGAGGacatttttgttccttttttcttcctgtgtCGTTGTAatcatataaatattaaatgatttaaatcgaataacaagaaataaagataaaaacaatttaactgCATTTTGCAGGAATGCTTCTGAAAAAATCCAGTAAATATGTACAATAATCAAACatgagaaataaactgtttcCTATGAACATAAGGTGTTTATtcacattaaacacatttaatctcagaaaagactgagaataaatgtctttttgtccCTGATTGGTCCACTAGAGGGCGCACTGACGGTAGCTACAGGCTAACCGTCTGCTGAGTCCAACTCAAAATGTTCTACTTAAATTATGACAATTATTGTTCAGTAAGAGAATTATTAATAGGTGATCTTATAACGAGGagcattttaattattacatattatgaatattttagacTCTGATACGTTTTAAGAATAATCTGGAAGTATTTCTTCAGTCATGCTAATGAGCCAAAGGATCTGTAACCCGACCTTTGACCCTCAGAGCATCCAGCTGCTGGCCAGTGAGATGGACTCTCTGGACCTGAAGCTGCTGGACGAGTCGGCGCTGAGGAGCATCCGGCTGCTGAAGGTGGGTCCATCACTTCCtctgcatcacttcctgtctctgcgGGCCAGAATCAttctcttcttctgtggtttctgACAGAACCGCCTGACCACGCTCTGCGGCCCGTCGGAGTAGCAGCAGCTGGAGCTCTGGCCCGCTttcatgttcttgtttttagatgtgattttttttgttttggtttgtttttttactggttttagttttttgtaaaTGTCCTGCTAAAGAATCGATCAGAACTGAGATCCATTTGATCCAGAACAAGTTCTGTAAATATTCCATGTTTCAATAAAACCAGTAGAACCTCATCCTGCCGGTTCTGTCTGTCTGAGCATCAaacttctggttctgttgggacTCTGGCCCGTTTTAACCAGTCAGAACCTGGAGAAAATTCATCAGAACCAAATAAATAGACTTTATTTCTATAAGAGAGAAGAACCTCCATGAAGCCCAGAGAGGTCAAAGCTCTGGATCCAGAACTCTGGACCTGACCCTTCAGAATCTCTGGGTCAGTTCTGATGCAGCTTCACGTCTGAACGGGTCCGGGTCAATGAATCAGAACATCAGTGTTGGGAGTTCtgttgaaaaagaagaaagtggaGTTCGTTCCTCAGAGAGAAATCATCGATTCTGTTGGTTCTGATGATCCAGAACCTCAGAATACCACaccataaaaatgatttgtatcCAGAAATCCGGACCTGCAGAACAGAAtctccaggttctgttcagtaACGGTACCTTTTCTCCTCAGCCCAGATAAGGTGGATCTCATTTTTTCTCTGGTTCTTTAGTGGCTTAACATGACTGGATTATCCCTGTGAgcgttcattcattcatcagcGTGTTgctgatgaatgaatgaatgaatgaatgaccaGTTTGAGGCGGAAACGCAGAGACGTTTTCAGATCCAGCTGCAGTTCGGCGCCGTGGGCAGCAGGGGGCAGCATGTCGCCATGTGTGGGTtaatcctcctggttctgaacGGATTCGGTCCAATTTCACTCAACTGGCTGGAAGATGAGCTGTTTGAACCTCTGGGTAGGTTTTCAGTTTGGTTCCGAGACGGTCCAGTATGGTCGGGTCGGGTCGTGACGTCACAGAGCCGAACTGATTGCGTTGCTT from Xiphophorus maculatus strain JP 163 A chromosome 13, X_maculatus-5.0-male, whole genome shotgun sequence encodes:
- the cdca8 gene encoding borealin produces the protein MAPRKRTTRQQKNSLKTAKLEAFLQDFDHEVKTRVDRMREKIDHLLKDVDNNYNMALIKLPRAVRQQVWLQLCSNPDKSNTAEVDNVKRQEEAAILESMVVEDHAVLLKSAKKTTRKKGRAKSGCDENVLNSTRKTRTARKPPSTTKRSKVLGVSKEGSTIRRSNRKPLVTPARNLLDSSLMMGSTPLITPRFDPRLPKTPAVRVPRHKERVFSMSVNGSPIQAGSDIIINVPVANGESIQLLASEMDSLDLKLLDESALRSIRLLKNRLTTLCGPSE